TCGCACGCTCTACGACGAAAGCGCCGCAATCGAGGAGACGCTGGCAAACGTCACCGTCGGCGGCAGAGCCGCAAAACGCCTGAACGACCGCATGATCGGCGACGTGCCGACGAAGCACGCACTCGGCAAACTGCTAGAATACGAGTTCATCGACGGCTTTTCGCCGACGCACCTCGGGCGCGTCATCACGAGTCACTTCCTTGCACCCGACGAAGCCTTCCGAATCGTGGACGGCATCAGGAAAGACAGACATCCGTTCGACATCGTTGCCGACCTCGAACTGTTCGATGATGACGAGTAACAACCCCGAGCGCGAAACGAAACGCTTTACAGTGCAAGTGCGCTACTCGTGAGTACGGGATCGTGGGGTAGCTTGGTATCCTTTCGGCCTTGGGTGCCGATAACCCCGGTTCAAATCCGGGCGATCCCATTCTTGATTTCTTAGTCCGTGAGCGTCGCTAGCCGTCTGATTTTGGTAATCGGTTGCTTGAAAAAGGAGATGCGGCGAAGTTCCGTCGCTTACTGGCTCTGTTCTGCCTGCGCTTCCGACTCCGCGGTCTCTTCCTCGGTTTCGGTCGAATCGCCGGCCATCGCCGTCTTGATTTTTCGCTTGACGACGAAATAGCCGCCAACTGCAATCGCGCCGAACGCAACTGCACCGACTTTGCCGAATTTTCGGTATCCGAACTTTGCGGCCTTTTTACCGACCGTCAATGGTCCAAGCATAGGGGATGGATTGGTGCACAGCGGAGAAGGTGATGGGGTTGCAATCGCAAGGGGATTATTACGTATCCCAGTCATTGCTGGATTTATTGACTGAAAAGCATGAATGGCGATGGCTCGCTGTAACCGTAATCTCATCAATCAAGAACAATATTGAGAAGAGAAAGATAGAATAACTTATAGCCACATAACACATACTTGATAGCGATGATTTGGGCCGTGATACAAAAACTGATGAATGGTGAGGCTATCGAGAAATGGATAAAACGCGCGGGGGTGGGAAACAACGCCGAAGCGGGAGCGAACGCAGAACAAATCGAAATCATCGAATCGAAACCCGAACGGAGAGCGAAATCCGAATCGGAACCAAAGCAAGTGTCGATGACCGATTTCGCGTCCGAAAGTGGATTGACACCCGAGGAATACATCGTGCGTCTGCTCGAAGGGCACAGCGGTAAACGACGCCAACAGGAACTCATTGCGGAAACCGGCTGGTCGCGTTCGACAGTCAGCAGATTGCTCGGGAGGATGGAAGCACGAGGCGAAATTGTTCGTGTTCGTCTCGGAAATAAAAACGTAGTTTATCTCCCCGATTCTGTGCCCACGTTTGCTCGCCGAATCGACCCTGTTCCAATCCCGGAACGCTGACGAATTTTGCGAAAGTTCTTACGTAATCGGCGACCAAGAGTTGATGAATGGCTCGCGCGGAAAATACGGAACTGGTAGACCGATTCGAGCAGTTCTACCGGCGATATTACGGCGACCAAGTCGGGGAACTCGCCCAGCAGTACCCGAACGAAAAGCGGTCGCTGTACATCGACTGGAACGACCTGTATCGGTACGACGCGGACATCGCAGACGACTACCTCGCGCAACCACAACAGTTGCAAGAGTACGCGGAGGAAGCACTCCGCCTGTACGACCTCCCCGTGGACGTGAGCCTCGGCCAAGCACACGTCCGCCTGCAAGACCTGCCGGAGCACACGGACATCCGCGCAATTCGTGCCCGGCACGTCAATACGATGGTCAGCGTGCAGGGAATCATCCGCAAGGCGACGGGCGTCCGACCGAAGATTCAGGAGGCCGCCTTCGAATGTCAGCGTTGTGGAACGCTGACGCTCATTCCGCAATCCGGTGGCGATTTTCAGGAACCGCACGAATGTCAGGGCTGTGAGCGACAGGGACCGTTCCGAATCAACTTCGACCAGTCCGAGTTCATCGACTCGCAGAAACTCCGCGTGCAGGAGAGTCCGGAAGGACTCCGCGGCGGTGAGACGCCACAGAGCATCGACATCCACATCGAGGACGACATCACCGGCAACGTCTCTCCCGGCGACCACGTGACGGTCACTGGAATCCTCCACCTCGAACAGCAGGGAAGCGGACAGGAGAAGTCCGCCGTTTTCGACGTCTACATGGACGGCGTTTCGGTCGTCATCGAGGACGAAGAGTTCGAGGACATGGACATCACAGACGAGGACAAAGAGGAAATCGTCGAGCTCTCGAACGAACCGGACATCTACGAGCAGATGGTCGATTCCATCGCACCCGCCATCTACGGCTACGAGGAGGAGAAAATAGCGATGATTCTTCAGCTCTTTTCCGGCGTGACCAAACACCTCCCCGACGGGTCGCGGATTCGCGGCGACTTGCATATGCTTCTTATCGGTGATCCGGGTACCGGAAAGAGTCAGATGTTATCATATATTCAACACATTGCACCTCGTTCCGTCTACACCTCCGGTAAGGGCTCCTCCTCAGCAGGTTTAACCGCAGCGGCAGTTCGCGACGACTTCGGTGACGGGCAACAGTGGACACTGGAAGCGGGTGCGCTCGTTCTCGCCGACAAGGGAATCGCGGCAGTGGACGAACTGGACAAAATGAGTCCGGACGACCGCTCCGCCATGCACGAGGGATTGGAACAGCAGAAAATCAGCGTGAGCAAAGCCGGAATTAATGCGACGTTAAAGTCCCGCTGTTCGCTTCTTGGCGCGGCGAACCCGAAGTACGGGCGATTCGACCAGTACGAATCAATCGGGGAGCAAATCGACCTCGAACCCGCGCTCATCTCACGGTTCGACCTCATCTTCACGGTGACGGACAAACCCGACCCAGACCACGACGCACGACTCGCGGAACACATCCTACAAACCAACTTTGCAGGCGAACTGAACACGCAGCGGACGGAAATCAACGCCCCGAACATCAGCGAAGAACAGGTGCAAAGCCAGACGGAAGAGGTCGCCCCGGCAATAGACGCGGAACTCCTTCGAAAGTACATCGCCTACGCGAAATCGAACATCTATCCGACGATGAAACCGGAGGCCCGGGAGGCGATTCGGGATTTCTACGTCGATTTGCGTTCGAAAGGTACGGACGAGGACGCACCGATTCCGGTGACCGCGCGAAAACTAGAGGCACTGGTTCGACTGGCGGAGGCCAGCGCCCGAGTTCGGCTGTCGGATACGGTCGAACAGGAAGACGCGAATCGTGTCATCGAAATCGTTCGGTCGTGTCTACAGGACATCGGTGTTGACCCGGAAACGGGGCAGTTCGACGCCGACGTGGTCGAAACGGGAACGTCGAAAACCCAGCGCGACCGTATCAAAAATATCAAACAGCTCATTGCGAGTATCGAGGAGGAGTACGACGAAGGTGCTCCCGTCGAAGTCGTCCTCGACAGGGCGGACGAAATCGGTTTAGATCCGTCCAAGGCAGAGCACGAAATTAACAAGCTAAAGCAGAAAGGCGAGGTGTACGAACCGTCCACCGACCATCTTCGAACGACCTAACATGGACAGAATTTCCGCACTCCGCAACATCGAGGATGCACTTTCCGCGTTCGAATCCGGCGAGAACGACCTGCAAGCCACAGAGCAGCAAGTGCTAGCGGTACTGAGAACATACGCAACCGAGTTCGAGAGCGAGGGCAATTTGTCCGCATATCGGGCACGAGGAGACAATCGGGCCGACGGTGTCGTCGTCGTTGCGGAGTCAGCGGAATCCGCACGAACGCGGGTTTATGAACTGCTCGGCGACCATGATGTCGATTTCAGGGTAGATATTATATAGCGACTGTCAAAATTTGGAATATGGAAAAATAAATAAACATGCTCCGGGAATAGGAAAGACATAGAACTGCGTTCGCAGGTGTATCAAATGGGACAGCATCGACAAAGATTTCGGGACTTATCCAGCCCATAATAATGCAGGTGGCCAAACGATACACACTGGATGGCACGGGACGGATCACACAAAGATCGAACGCGGTATCGCCGAGGGCAGCCTAGTATGAGCGGTGTTCCGGCGAGTTTGGACGGCGAATCCAGTATTTTAGTTCTCGCACCGTCGATGAGCACGGAGGCCGACGAAACGTGCATCGATCTGCTCACGCAAGCGCCGTCGGAACAGGAAAACGTTCTCTGGGTCACGTTCACTCGGTCGCCGGACGGCTGTTTGCAGGATTGGCTCTCACACGCTGGTGGACGTCCGGCAAATCTCCGGTTTCTGAGCGTGGGAGAGACGGTTCGCTCCGTTGCCGCATCCTCGTCCGTGCACGAGACGCCGAACGAAGCGGTTATCGACACCCTCTCCAATCCCGGCGATTTGACCGGACTTGGAATCAAAGTCAGCGAAATCCTCCAGCAGTGGCACGGAAACGGCTACGAGACTGTTGCGTGTTTCCATTCGCTCACCGCCCTGCTCCAGTACTCCGACGTACAAACCGTCTACAAGTTCCTTCACGTGCTCACGGGACGCTTCGCCACCGCGGACGTGAGCGCTCATTTCCACCTTGACCCCGAAGCCCACGATTTACAAACAATCAACACGCTGAAAACGCTGTTCGACGCCGTTGCGGAACTCGATGACGGCGATTGGTCGGTTAGAACGCGCTAGAGTAATTTTTAAACCATATCGACCAAGATAAATAAATATAGTTGATATGTTACTAGTGGTTACGTACTCTCAGTCCGCTCGGCAGACGCTTCGAAACGTCTGCACGACATACGAGGAGTGCGTCGTTCGCCGATTCGGGCGTGCCGTTTTACTGTGTGAGACGGAACTGAGTGCGTTCCTCGCGCTTCGTCTCCGCGAAAAACACGGGACGGACGTACAAATCGAACGTACCACGCCGCTGAACGAGTTTCAGGAAGTGCCGGAATCGGTTCGAGACGCCGCGTGCGCGTACGAAAATCGCGAACATCCGAGCACGTCGTACAGCAAGTTCGCGGTCGGAACTGACCATCCGTCTCCGGATAATATGCGCGACGAAGAACTGTGAGGACGTGCCGTCGATGAAAGTTAGAATCAACGGTGAAACCCTGACCGGACGCGCTATCGACCTGCGAGAATGGTCAGTGACGCCGATCGAGGCTGTCGCCGCAGTTCAAGAGAACGTAGAAGCAGACGACGGATCGCTCACAGTTGATGGCCCCGAACCCAGACCGGTACACAAACACGTCGGACTCATCGAACCGAAGCTGTCGCTCGCCGTTCGGCCTGCGATGGCCAGCGCCGCACGCTCCAACGGTTTAAGCGCGCCACAGGACGAGGAGATAGCGATACTCACGAAAAAGATGAATTCGTTCGATGTGCGGGACGTTTCGCTCCGGTCAAAGCGACGGCGAGTTGCGGACGCCAGCGGGTCGGAAACGGAACTTCGAGAGCAAGTTGCGGCGCTTCGAGGACGGGTACAGACGCTCCGAGAAACGGACATGGATACGGAATCGGCCGAATCGAGGCTTCGAGAGGCGACACAAAAACTCTCGGAGATGGAAACGGAGCGAATCGCCGCCCAACAGGCGCTCGAACAGGCACAGAAACGACTGCACTCGGTACGAGACGAACGGGCCGAACATCTGCGCCTCCGCGACCGGAAGGAGAATCTCGAACGAGACGCTCGAAAATACCTCGCACAGCAGATTCGAGAAGAGTTCGTATCCGCAGTTTCGGCGGTTCCGAGGGATGAAAACGGAGAGAGACAAATGACGGACTCGGCTCGTCCGGGGCAGTTCGAAGGTGACTCGATAACTGCAGCGTTAGCGACGGCACGAATCGCAAATATTCAGGCACCAATCGTTCTTTCGTGCGGCCGATTCGAGACTGCGAAATCGGCGAGCGACTGTCTCGATACTCCTGTGCTACAGGTTTAAGAGAGAAGACGAACCCAACCCGGGGCATGGTGACGCTACGCTGGGCCACGGACGAACAGTCGGACGGACGAAAAACAATCACGTTGGTCGAACTGGTAATCGAAAACTCGACGGAGACGCCAGTTCGGATACGCGTCGGCAATCGACTCGATGGACGGGTTTGGCCACCTCGTCGAGAAGGTGTTCCGGAAACCGGATGGGACGACGGTGGATTCGAAGGCGTCGTGGCTGCTGGCGAACGACGGTCGCTCGGCTACGCGAGTCCGTCGAAACTGACCGAACCGGACGACGTTCCTGCCGAAATCGTCTGGACTGAACGGGCGGCCGAACCGCGAAGCGAGGAAACGCTCGGAGGAAGCGATTTCGACGGTGGGGATGCGTTCGAAGAGATTCAACCGACGGCAGAAAGCGTCGTTCGAGCGCTCGGCGATTCTCGACCCCCCGCAGATGTCGTGGCGATACCGACCAATCCCGAACTACCGGAGGCGGTTAAATCGTGGCTATCGCGGGTCGAAGCGCGAATCGAGCGCCGCAAACGAACGGGACGTACCGGGGGAGAGTCGTTTGCGGACGACAAACGGGCGCTTCGTGCAGTCGCAGAGCGAATTGCCAATCTGCGAGAGCAAGTCGGAGCAGACGGATGATTGTGGCAGTGACGGGTGGAAAAGGAGGGGTCGGGAAATCGACCGTCGCGCTGAATCTCGGAAACGAACTCGATGCCGTCGTCGTGGATGCAGACCTTGCGATGGCAGACCTTCCGACGACACGCGGTCCGGACTTACACGACGTGCTTGCGGGGCGTGCGGAACCACTCGAAGCGATTTCGACGGTCGGAACGGTTTCCCTGCTGTCCTGCGGGCGTACTCTCGCTGGCGCGCGAGGATGCGATTTGCTGGCGTTCACTAAAGTGATTGAACAGATTACAGAGGAATACGAACACATCGTCATCGACTGCCCAGCAGGAATGGCCGCGGATGCGGGACTGCCGCTGGTCGCCGCGGATTCGTGTTTGCTCGTCACGATTCCCCAGCGATTCGCGTTGGCGGATGCAGTTCGGACGAGAATGCTGGCACGGCAACTCGATACTGGTCTTTTACGAGTGGTGTTGAATAGAACTGAAAAGAATCCACCGGTTGAAATCGTCGAACGAACGTTGGGTGCACCGGTAACCGCAATTCCGGAGTCAAAAACAGTTGCGCAGGCACAACGACACGGTCGGCCAGTTGCAACGGCTGCACCGGAGAGCAAATCAGCGGAACGATTCGCGGAGCTCGGACGGGCGGTTCACCGCTGTAGGTCGTGATACGTCGAACGGAGTGTAACCGGCGTTACGTCTGCGACTTCTGCGGCGGCGCGCTGGGTGACCTTCTCGTTGCATTCGCGGGCGGCGGCGTAGAGACAGGCCGCGGCGACGCCGCTCGGATTGCGGCCGCTGACGAGATTTTGTGTTTCCGCCGCTTCGACGAATTTCGTCGCGCATCGTTCAACCGCCATCGGCAAGTCGAGCTGGCTGGCGAATCGGGGGAGATACTCGCGTGGGTCGATTGGGCCGGTCGGAAGGCCAAGTTCGCGGTTCAGTGCATCGTAAGCGACAGTCAGTTCGTCCCGTTCGGCACGTGCTTTTTCGACGACTTCGTCGAGCGTCCGCGAGACGGTTGCGGTGCGGCAAGTCGCGTAGACGGCCGCCGCGGCGAATCCTTCCAGCGAGCGACCGCGAAGTAAGTCTTCGTTTTGTGCGGATTCGAACAGTACGCAGGCTTGGTCGCGCACGTTCATGGGGAGTTGGAGCGCACCGACGAGACGGCGAATCTCGGTGAATCCGTACACCTGATTCCGCTCGGATTTCGAGGAGATTCTGGCGCGGTTGTGTTGCCGACGCATTCGCGTTATCTGCCGTCGTTTGCGACCGGTCAATCGAACCGAACTGTCTCGATAGCCGATTTCGGTGGACAGGCCGCGGTCGTGTCGGGAACGCGTCAGCGGCGCACCGGTTCGTTTCTTGTCCGTCTCGTCGTCGCTGAACGACCGCCACTCCGGCCCGCGGTCTAAGTTGTCCTCTGCGACGACGAGGCCGCATTCGGTGCAGACGGCTTCTGCGCCGTGTTCGCGGACTCGACTTCTACATTCTGGGCACGTTTTTCCGTGTGTCTGTGTCGTACTCATCTCAGTGAAAACTTCTCCCGAGATGGTATTTAAACGAGCGGAGAAATCGGGGTAAAGGAGTGGTTCGGTGGAACAGAGCGTACCGGTTACCGGTACGTCCTCCCAGTCAGATAATTACCAAATTTGATACCTGTCACAAACATTCAAGTCGGTGAGAAGACAAGAAGACCATATGGCGCTGTCGGATATTGCGGAAGGGTTGGAGGTGACGACCGAGCAGAGAAACCGCGGTGTCGCAACCGTGGACGACACCGGCCGAAACCTCTGCGAACGACTGGAAGCGTTTGCCAACGGCCTTCCGTGTGATGCCGACACGGCGGAAAAAATATTGGAATCTCACGCCTCCGGAACATCTGTCGGCGAAAGTGCACGTAAAAGCGGAGTCGCACCGATTACCGCGGCAAAGACGCTCCATCTACTCGGCGTACACGGCGTTTCGCCACTTCCGCCGATGGGTCACGAAATCATTCGGGATTGGCTGTCGGCCGACCTTTCTCGCTCGGAAGCGCGGGCGTTGACCGGCGCGAACGAAACCGAGTTCGCACTGGCGACGTTTATCGAAACGCACGAACCGATAGAGGGTGCGGCGGAGGTAGTCGAAGGCGCGTTAACGTTCGGCGGCGATGCCGCAGTGAGAAAGCGGGATGCGCTGGCGGAGACGATGAGCGGTGTCGGCGACTTGTTCTAATCCGAAGCGCAGAGAATCGTTTCGTCGGTTATCATTTTTTAATCGTCGATTGACAATCGACGATTACGAAAGCGATTCCGGCAAATAGTCGTTCGGGTCAATGTCTAGGAGACTGTCTTCAGGAAACTCGATGGCGAGCGACGTGTCGAAGACGATTTCGGCAGCGAGCGCGACAGCAGGTGAGAACGACGTATCGAGGTCGGGAGCACTCGCCGGAGCGTTTTCGGTGGAAGTCGTTTCGCTCGGCGGAATTGCCAGTTCGTCGGTGAGTGGATGGTCACCGTCCGCTCCTGCACGATTGGCGATGACAGTGTCCGCACTCGTCCCAAGGTCGGCCAATCTGCCACGCATGGCTTGCACAGCGTCCGAACCATAACGAGACGCGGGCGCAACCAGTGCGATGGAATCGGCGGCATTTACCGCCGCAACGGCCTGATTCGACGCGACTGGCGGCGTATCGATGAGAACGTGGTCAAACCGATTCGCCGCGGTTTCGACGAGCGTTTCGAATCGCTTTGCCGCATCAACTGTCTTCGCGCGTGCGAGTCGTTCGAACGGTGCGTACACCGGACAGAGCGCGAGTCGCCCGGGCGTTTCGACAGGGTGGTCGATGAGCGCCTCGTTCAGTTCGTCCTCGTCAGGGTCGATCTCGCCGTCGGCCAGAAGCGCGGTGAGGTCGGTGTCGATACGCCCGGGAACGTGGCGGGCCAAGCCTTGCGTGGCGAACGCGGCGTCGAAAATTGCTACGTCGCGGCCAGCGTGTGTGAGGATGGCCCCAAGTTCGACGCAGAGGCGTGTCGTTCCTGCTCCGCCAGTTGCACCGACAAATGCGGTAGTTCGTTTCACGGGTCTACCGCGGAATAGATTCGTGCTGGTATAAAAAATCTGGGAGTTACCGGGCGTCGGCGATGTCACCGGCGATTTCATCCAGTTCATCGTCGGAGAGGTCGGGCGTGCTTCCCGCGATGGCGTGAATCGGGTTGCCGCCGTCGCCGTCGAATCGAGGGATAATGTGTGCGTGAACGTGCGGAACTTCCTGTCCGGCCGCCTCGCCATTGTTGAACGCGACGTTGCTCGCGTCGGCATCAACCGCGTCCTCGACTGCGGGCGTGAGTCGGTGAAGCACCGAAAACAGGTCGCTGGCGGTATCTTCGGGCACATCGGAAAGCGTTTCGTGATGAGTCTTCGGAATGACGAGCGTGTGGCCCGGCGCGAGGGGATTCACGTCGAGGAACGCGAACACGGTGTCGTCCTCGTAGACGGTCTTGCTCGGGATGTCGCCTGCGACGATTTGGCAGAAGATGCAGTCGTTGGCCATGCTCGTCTAGTTGTGAGACGGCATGATGAAAGTTGAGGCTTCGTGAGGACGAGAGACGAGAAAGGGAAGCGCTGATTTATTCCCGCAGTTGGAGCAGTTGCCGACGCCGCGATTCGATGTCGAAGTTGGGTTCGAGTTCCGGGTCGTCCGCAAGTCTGTCAAGGACGAGCAGTGGGTCAACCCCGGCCGCTTCCACCCTGTCGAGCAGGGCGTCGATGTGTTGACGGTGAAGGGCCAGCGACGAAAGGAGCGCGGTGGCAATCGCCATCGCGGCGGCGGCATCCTTCTCTTTCGGAAGCACGTCGCTTATCGTGGTGAAATCGGTGAGTTCGGCATCTGGATTTTCGACTGATTCAAGTTGGAGGCAGTGTGGACAGAGGAGTACTGAAGACGGTTTGCCGGGCACATCCTCGCGGAGTGCAGATGGAACGGTAAACGGAAGTCGTTCCTCTCCGCAGTCGGGGCACGTCATAGATGAACGTAGAATCCCTTTGTTGAAAAATCTACTAGTTCCCACCCTGATACTATCGGGTCGGCGGCGGTGTCTTGGTGCCGTCCTCTCCCTCGTCGGTTACGTTGATGGGGATTCCACTTTCGCTGTTTTCGCCGAATCCGGCACTGAGGACACGGGTCAAGGCATCCTCGACGGATTCGTCAGTTTCAGTGAACTGGTCGGGGTCGACTTCCACGACGAATCCGGTTGTGATGTTCGGTGCGGTGGGCAAAAACAGTAGTTCGCGTCCATCGTCGGTTTTCTTTCCAGTTTTGAAGGCGGTCATCCGCATCCCTTCCCACGTCTCGATTTTGACTGGTTTCTGGAGTTGGTTGGTGTCAGAAAGAGCGGTTTCTGCGGCCATTTTGGACGCATTGTAGACGATTCGGAGGCCCGGAAGTTGATTCATCGCGCCGTCGATGGCGTTTTCGACGATGCCACCGACGGTCGTTCGCATGAGATATCCCATGCTTAGCACGAGCATCGAAAACACCGTGAGCACAATGCCGACGCGAATGAGACTCCCGGGAATAGTCAGTATTCCTTCAATAACGGTGTAATCCGAAATATCCACCAAAAACGGCAAGCCAGCGATTTTCAGGAACATCCATGCGACGATGTACGCAGTGACCAGTAACGGGGCGAGAACAATGAGACCACTTCCGGCGTCACGCTTCCACGAAGACATTTGTGTGTAGCATACGAGTGCAGGAATATAAACCAGTTGCAACGTTTCCGTTATCGACCGAGCACTGCGCGGGCCGCGAACAGCAGGTTTTCTTTGCGTTCCATAACGCGACGGTAGAAGTAGGACATCCATTTGCCGCCGTAGGGAACGTACTGCCAGACTTCGTACTCCTCCGCGAGTTCGTACTGGGCGTCCTCGCGCACGCCCATCAGCATCTGAATTTCGAAATCGGTACCGTACTCGTCGTGGAGTTCCTTCGCGTACTCTATCATCGCCGGGTCGTGACTGCCGACAGCGATACCGTCCTCGAACTCCTGAAACATGTATTCGAGGTACTCGCGGTACACTGCATCGACCTTCGCTTTGTCTTTGTACGCGATTTCCTTCGGTTCGTCGTAGGCACCCTTGACCAGTCGAACCTTGCCGGGGAGGGAAGCGAGTCGTTCGAGGTCGTCTTCCGTGCGCTTTAGATTCGCTTGGATACAGACGCCGACGCCGCCGTCGTGTTCGCGGGTCAACTGCTCGAACACGTCCAAGGTCGCGTCCGTCGTGTCGTGATCTTCCATATCAATCCAGACGAACGTGTCGTTCGCGGCGTCCGCGATGCGTTCCATATTTTCCCGGAAGACGTGCGTGCCGATGTCGAGTCCGACCTGCGATGGCTTGACTGAAACGCAGGCGCAAAGGTCGGAACGGTCGATGTCTTCGAGCAGTCGAATGTACACTTCGGCGTCCTCGTCCGCCGGTTTTCGATTCTGATAATGCTCGCCGAGAAGGTTGAGAATGACGTTGACGTTTCGCTGATTGAGTTCCTGCGTATGTTCGAGCGCCTCCGCCGGAGTTTCTCCCGCGACGAACCGACTGGCAATCGGAGGTATCATATCTCGGGATTTGCACCCCCGTGCCTTAGGGTTATATATACCCGCGCCAGACCGTCGGTTCTTAAGACCCGGGGAGTTTCTGTCTCGATATGGATATACTCGGCGTGGATATTTTCGATTTCGGCGTCCTCATCGTCGCGGTGTGGGCAATGTTGCCCGCGTACGTGCCGAACAATGTAGCAGTGGTTGCGGGCGGTGGCGCACCCATCGACGGAGGACGGACGTGGAACGGAGAACGACTCCTCGGTGACGGAAAGACGTGGCGCGGCACCATCGCCGGA
The window above is part of the Haladaptatus cibarius D43 genome. Proteins encoded here:
- a CDS encoding helix-turn-helix transcriptional regulator, whose amino-acid sequence is MNGEAIEKWIKRAGVGNNAEAGANAEQIEIIESKPERRAKSESEPKQVSMTDFASESGLTPEEYIVRLLEGHSGKRRQQELIAETGWSRSTVSRLLGRMEARGEIVRVRLGNKNVVYLPDSVPTFARRIDPVPIPER
- a CDS encoding minichromosome maintenance protein MCM; the protein is MARAENTELVDRFEQFYRRYYGDQVGELAQQYPNEKRSLYIDWNDLYRYDADIADDYLAQPQQLQEYAEEALRLYDLPVDVSLGQAHVRLQDLPEHTDIRAIRARHVNTMVSVQGIIRKATGVRPKIQEAAFECQRCGTLTLIPQSGGDFQEPHECQGCERQGPFRINFDQSEFIDSQKLRVQESPEGLRGGETPQSIDIHIEDDITGNVSPGDHVTVTGILHLEQQGSGQEKSAVFDVYMDGVSVVIEDEEFEDMDITDEDKEEIVELSNEPDIYEQMVDSIAPAIYGYEEEKIAMILQLFSGVTKHLPDGSRIRGDLHMLLIGDPGTGKSQMLSYIQHIAPRSVYTSGKGSSSAGLTAAAVRDDFGDGQQWTLEAGALVLADKGIAAVDELDKMSPDDRSAMHEGLEQQKISVSKAGINATLKSRCSLLGAANPKYGRFDQYESIGEQIDLEPALISRFDLIFTVTDKPDPDHDARLAEHILQTNFAGELNTQRTEINAPNISEEQVQSQTEEVAPAIDAELLRKYIAYAKSNIYPTMKPEAREAIRDFYVDLRSKGTDEDAPIPVTARKLEALVRLAEASARVRLSDTVEQEDANRVIEIVRSCLQDIGVDPETGQFDADVVETGTSKTQRDRIKNIKQLIASIEEEYDEGAPVEVVLDRADEIGLDPSKAEHEINKLKQKGEVYEPSTDHLRTT
- a CDS encoding DUF7854 family protein, which translates into the protein MDRISALRNIEDALSAFESGENDLQATEQQVLAVLRTYATEFESEGNLSAYRARGDNRADGVVVVAESAESARTRVYELLGDHDVDFRVDII
- a CDS encoding DUF7504 family protein: MSGVPASLDGESSILVLAPSMSTEADETCIDLLTQAPSEQENVLWVTFTRSPDGCLQDWLSHAGGRPANLRFLSVGETVRSVAASSSVHETPNEAVIDTLSNPGDLTGLGIKVSEILQQWHGNGYETVACFHSLTALLQYSDVQTVYKFLHVLTGRFATADVSAHFHLDPEAHDLQTINTLKTLFDAVAELDDGDWSVRTR
- a CDS encoding DUF7855 family protein yields the protein MLLVVTYSQSARQTLRNVCTTYEECVVRRFGRAVLLCETELSAFLALRLREKHGTDVQIERTTPLNEFQEVPESVRDAACAYENREHPSTSYSKFAVGTDHPSPDNMRDEEL
- a CDS encoding DUF7856 family protein encodes the protein MKVRINGETLTGRAIDLREWSVTPIEAVAAVQENVEADDGSLTVDGPEPRPVHKHVGLIEPKLSLAVRPAMASAARSNGLSAPQDEEIAILTKKMNSFDVRDVSLRSKRRRVADASGSETELREQVAALRGRVQTLRETDMDTESAESRLREATQKLSEMETERIAAQQALEQAQKRLHSVRDERAEHLRLRDRKENLERDARKYLAQQIREEFVSAVSAVPRDENGERQMTDSARPGQFEGDSITAALATARIANIQAPIVLSCGRFETAKSASDCLDTPVLQV
- a CDS encoding DUF7857 domain-containing protein, producing the protein MVTLRWATDEQSDGRKTITLVELVIENSTETPVRIRVGNRLDGRVWPPRREGVPETGWDDGGFEGVVAAGERRSLGYASPSKLTEPDDVPAEIVWTERAAEPRSEETLGGSDFDGGDAFEEIQPTAESVVRALGDSRPPADVVAIPTNPELPEAVKSWLSRVEARIERRKRTGRTGGESFADDKRALRAVAERIANLREQVGADG
- a CDS encoding MinD/ParA family ATP-binding protein: MIVAVTGGKGGVGKSTVALNLGNELDAVVVDADLAMADLPTTRGPDLHDVLAGRAEPLEAISTVGTVSLLSCGRTLAGARGCDLLAFTKVIEQITEEYEHIVIDCPAGMAADAGLPLVAADSCLLVTIPQRFALADAVRTRMLARQLDTGLLRVVLNRTEKNPPVEIVERTLGAPVTAIPESKTVAQAQRHGRPVATAAPESKSAERFAELGRAVHRCRS
- a CDS encoding transcription initiation factor IIB; translation: MSTTQTHGKTCPECRSRVREHGAEAVCTECGLVVAEDNLDRGPEWRSFSDDETDKKRTGAPLTRSRHDRGLSTEIGYRDSSVRLTGRKRRQITRMRRQHNRARISSKSERNQVYGFTEIRRLVGALQLPMNVRDQACVLFESAQNEDLLRGRSLEGFAAAAVYATCRTATVSRTLDEVVEKARAERDELTVAYDALNRELGLPTGPIDPREYLPRFASQLDLPMAVERCATKFVEAAETQNLVSGRNPSGVAAACLYAAARECNEKVTQRAAAEVADVTPVTLRSTYHDLQR
- a CDS encoding DUF7858 family protein yields the protein MALSDIAEGLEVTTEQRNRGVATVDDTGRNLCERLEAFANGLPCDADTAEKILESHASGTSVGESARKSGVAPITAAKTLHLLGVHGVSPLPPMGHEIIRDWLSADLSRSEARALTGANETEFALATFIETHEPIEGAAEVVEGALTFGGDAAVRKRDALAETMSGVGDLF
- a CDS encoding AAA family ATPase, whose product is MKRTTAFVGATGGAGTTRLCVELGAILTHAGRDVAIFDAAFATQGLARHVPGRIDTDLTALLADGEIDPDEDELNEALIDHPVETPGRLALCPVYAPFERLARAKTVDAAKRFETLVETAANRFDHVLIDTPPVASNQAVAAVNAADSIALVAPASRYGSDAVQAMRGRLADLGTSADTVIANRAGADGDHPLTDELAIPPSETTSTENAPASAPDLDTSFSPAVALAAEIVFDTSLAIEFPEDSLLDIDPNDYLPESLS
- a CDS encoding HIT family protein — its product is MANDCIFCQIVAGDIPSKTVYEDDTVFAFLDVNPLAPGHTLVIPKTHHETLSDVPEDTASDLFSVLHRLTPAVEDAVDADASNVAFNNGEAAGQEVPHVHAHIIPRFDGDGGNPIHAIAGSTPDLSDDELDEIAGDIADAR